A genomic segment from Micromonospora echinaurantiaca encodes:
- a CDS encoding ferredoxin produces the protein MAEVATDQLTVWVDQDLCTGDGLCVQYAPEVFEFDVDGLAYVKGPDGELRQAPGDRVDVPAHLRLEVIDSARECPGECIHVVRDSDGVEVAGPDADD, from the coding sequence GTGGCCGAGGTCGCGACCGACCAGCTGACGGTCTGGGTGGACCAGGACCTCTGCACCGGCGACGGGCTGTGCGTGCAGTACGCGCCGGAGGTCTTCGAGTTCGACGTCGACGGCCTGGCGTACGTCAAGGGCCCCGACGGCGAGCTGCGGCAGGCCCCGGGCGACCGGGTCGACGTCCCCGCCCACCTGCGCCTCGAGGTGATCGACTCGGCGCGCGAGTGCCCGGGCGAGTGCATCCACGTGGTGCGCGACAGCGACGGCGTCGAGGTCGCCGGCCCCGACGCCGACGACTGA
- a CDS encoding endonuclease VII domain-containing protein: MPRPLDDRDDARRCRDCGEWKPLEEFCTNSKRPDGRGSYCKPCFNQRSKASYAKRVQEKHGREVRQLPAVPEGHRRCPACGETRALDDFPRNRSGRAGYGRYCKPCHNEKGKESRLRLYGGSREYHLRRRYGIGQQEFDELLAEPGGVCAICGGADPQHVDHDHRTGWVRGILCFNCNGGLGQFRDDQARLAGAITYLRGTTWQRVLIHPGVYQMCSPTRGRPPSPRS, from the coding sequence ATGCCTCGGCCTCTCGACGACCGGGATGACGCTCGTCGTTGCCGTGATTGCGGCGAGTGGAAGCCACTTGAGGAGTTCTGCACCAACAGCAAGCGCCCCGACGGTCGTGGCAGCTACTGCAAGCCCTGCTTCAATCAGCGGTCGAAGGCGAGCTACGCGAAGCGGGTGCAAGAGAAGCACGGCCGGGAGGTTCGCCAGCTTCCGGCCGTGCCCGAGGGGCACCGGCGATGCCCTGCTTGCGGCGAGACGAGGGCACTAGACGACTTCCCGCGAAACCGTTCTGGGCGGGCTGGTTACGGCCGATACTGCAAGCCTTGCCACAACGAGAAGGGCAAGGAGAGCAGGCTCCGGCTCTACGGGGGCAGTCGCGAGTACCACCTGCGGCGGCGGTACGGCATCGGGCAGCAGGAGTTCGACGAGCTCCTGGCCGAGCCGGGCGGGGTCTGCGCCATCTGCGGCGGCGCGGACCCGCAACATGTGGACCACGATCATCGCACCGGTTGGGTGCGCGGGATACTCTGCTTCAACTGCAACGGTGGTCTTGGTCAGTTCCGTGACGATCAGGCGCGGCTGGCCGGGGCGATCACATACCTGAGAGGAACCACGTGGCAGCGGGTTTTGATCCATCCGGGCGTCTACCAGATGTGTTCACCAACGCGGGGACGTCCTCCTTCACCACGTTCCTGA
- the dop gene encoding depupylase/deamidase Dop, translated as MSVRRIMGTEVEYGISVPGQAGANPMVTSSQVVNAYGARPELNRGGRARWDYEEESPLRDARGFTYSGAAYDPAEALADEDLGLANVILTNGARLYVDHAHPEYSTPEVTNPLDLVRWDKAGERVMAEAARRAATIPGTQPIHLYKNNTDNKGASYGAHENYLMRRQTPFADIVAYLTPFFVTRQIVCGAGRVGIGQDGGQSGFQISQRADFFEVEVGLETTLKRPIINTRDEPHADADKYRRLHVIIGDANLSEISTYLKVGTTALILTMIEEKALGADLGIADPVSELRAVSHDPSLSHLMRLRDGRRLTALDVQWAYYERVRSFVDDRYGSDADEQTQDVLARWEGVLDRLGRDVMLCADELDWVAKLRLLEGYREREKLGWGSHKLQLVDLQYSDVRPEKGLYHRLVTRGAMKTLLTDEQTRTAMTEPPEDTRAYFRGRCLAQYASEVVAASWDSVIFDVGRESLVRVPMMEPERGTRKHVGELFDRCPSAKDLLETLTGG; from the coding sequence ATGAGCGTAAGACGGATCATGGGCACCGAGGTCGAGTACGGCATCTCCGTACCGGGCCAGGCGGGGGCCAACCCGATGGTCACCTCGTCCCAGGTGGTCAACGCCTACGGGGCGCGCCCGGAACTCAACCGCGGTGGCCGGGCCCGCTGGGACTACGAGGAGGAGTCGCCGCTGCGCGACGCCCGCGGCTTCACCTACTCCGGGGCCGCCTACGACCCCGCCGAGGCGCTGGCCGACGAGGACCTCGGCCTGGCCAACGTGATACTCACCAACGGCGCCCGGCTGTACGTCGACCACGCGCACCCGGAGTACTCCACTCCCGAGGTGACCAACCCGCTGGACCTGGTCCGCTGGGACAAGGCCGGCGAGCGGGTGATGGCCGAGGCGGCCCGGCGCGCCGCCACCATCCCCGGCACCCAGCCGATCCACCTCTACAAGAACAACACCGACAACAAAGGCGCCAGCTACGGTGCGCACGAGAACTACCTGATGCGCCGGCAGACGCCGTTCGCCGACATCGTCGCGTACCTGACGCCGTTCTTCGTCACCCGGCAGATCGTCTGCGGCGCCGGCCGGGTCGGCATCGGCCAGGACGGCGGGCAGAGCGGCTTCCAGATCTCCCAGCGGGCCGACTTCTTCGAGGTCGAGGTCGGGCTGGAGACCACCCTCAAGCGGCCGATCATCAACACCCGGGACGAGCCGCACGCCGACGCCGACAAGTACCGCCGGCTGCACGTCATCATCGGCGACGCGAACCTGTCGGAGATCTCGACGTACCTCAAGGTCGGCACCACCGCGCTGATCCTCACCATGATCGAGGAGAAGGCGCTCGGCGCGGACCTGGGCATCGCCGACCCGGTCAGCGAGCTGCGCGCGGTCAGCCACGACCCGTCCCTGTCCCACCTGATGCGGCTGCGCGACGGGCGCCGGCTGACCGCCCTGGACGTGCAGTGGGCGTACTACGAGCGGGTGCGGTCCTTTGTCGACGACCGGTACGGCAGCGATGCCGACGAGCAGACCCAGGACGTGCTGGCCCGCTGGGAGGGCGTGCTGGACCGGCTCGGCCGGGACGTGATGCTCTGCGCCGACGAGCTGGACTGGGTGGCCAAGCTGCGGCTGCTGGAGGGCTACCGGGAGCGGGAGAAGCTCGGCTGGGGCTCGCACAAGCTCCAGCTGGTGGACCTGCAGTACTCCGACGTGCGCCCGGAGAAGGGCCTCTACCACCGGCTGGTGACCCGCGGGGCGATGAAGACGCTGCTGACCGACGAGCAGACCCGCACCGCGATGACCGAGCCGCCGGAGGACACCCGGGCCTACTTCCGTGGCCGTTGCCTGGCCCAGTACGCCTCCGAGGTGGTCGCCGCGAGCTGGGACTCGGTCATCTTCGACGTGGGCCGGGAGTCGCTGGTGCGGGTGCCGATGATGGAGCCGGAGCGGGGCACCCGCAAGCACGTCGGCGAGCTCTTCGACCGCTGCCCCAGCGCCAAGGACCTGCTGGAGACCCTCACCGGCGGCTGA
- the arc gene encoding proteasome ATPase → MARSDDADSRAARWEKEAHDLSTQVAFLQEELALVRRKLTESPRHVRQLEERLAATQAQLARLTENNDRLVSTLKEARAQIVTLKEEIDRLAQPPSGYGVFLARHDDGTVDVFTGGRKLRVAVSPSLDVAELRRGQEVLLNDALNIVDAFGFERVGEVVMLKEVLESPGGAPGDRALVVSHSDEERIVHLADSLIGSPIRAGDSLMIEPRSAYAYERIPKSEVEELVLEEVPDVDYTDIGGLHAQIEQIRDAVELPFLHADLFREHQLRPPKGILLYGPPGCGKTLIAKAVANSLAKKIAERRGEEKHTSYFLNIKGPELLNKYVGETERHIRLIFQRAREKAGEGTPVIVFFDEMDSVFRTRGSGVSSDVENTIVPQLLSEIDGVEGLENVIVIGASNREDMIDPAILRPGRLDVKIKIERPDAEAAKDIFSKYILSGLPLHPDDLAEHGGDPQATVAAMIDAVVLRMYSETEENRFLEVTYANGDKEVLYFKDFNSGAMIQNIVDRGKKMAIKEFLTSGRKGLRLQHLLDACVDEFRENEDLPNTTNPDDWARISGKKGERIVYIRTLVSGGKGAEAGRSIETASNTGQYL, encoded by the coding sequence GTGGCACGCAGCGACGACGCGGACTCGCGCGCCGCACGGTGGGAGAAGGAGGCCCACGATCTCTCCACGCAGGTCGCGTTCCTGCAAGAGGAACTCGCTCTGGTGCGGCGCAAGTTGACCGAAAGCCCCCGACACGTCCGGCAGCTCGAAGAGCGGCTGGCGGCCACCCAGGCACAGTTGGCGCGGCTGACCGAGAACAACGACCGGCTCGTGAGCACTCTCAAGGAGGCTCGCGCGCAGATCGTGACGCTCAAGGAGGAGATCGACCGCCTCGCGCAACCGCCGAGTGGCTACGGCGTCTTCCTGGCGCGGCACGACGACGGCACGGTGGACGTCTTCACCGGCGGCCGCAAGCTCCGGGTGGCCGTCTCGCCCTCGCTCGACGTGGCCGAGCTGCGGCGCGGCCAGGAGGTGCTGCTCAACGACGCGCTCAACATCGTCGACGCGTTCGGCTTCGAGCGGGTCGGCGAGGTGGTGATGCTCAAGGAGGTCCTCGAGAGCCCCGGCGGCGCTCCGGGCGACCGGGCGCTGGTGGTCTCGCACTCCGACGAGGAACGGATCGTCCACCTGGCCGACTCCCTGATCGGTTCGCCGATCCGGGCCGGCGACTCGCTCATGATCGAACCGCGGTCGGCGTACGCGTACGAGCGGATCCCCAAGAGCGAGGTCGAGGAACTGGTGCTGGAGGAGGTGCCGGACGTCGACTACACCGACATCGGCGGCCTCCACGCGCAGATCGAGCAGATCCGCGACGCGGTGGAACTGCCCTTCCTGCACGCCGACCTGTTCCGCGAGCACCAGCTCCGCCCGCCGAAGGGGATACTGCTCTACGGCCCACCCGGCTGCGGCAAGACGCTGATCGCCAAGGCGGTGGCCAACTCGCTGGCCAAGAAGATCGCCGAACGCCGGGGCGAGGAGAAGCACACCAGCTACTTCCTCAACATCAAGGGCCCGGAGCTGCTCAACAAGTACGTCGGCGAGACCGAGCGGCACATCCGGCTGATCTTCCAGCGGGCCCGGGAGAAGGCCGGCGAGGGCACCCCGGTGATCGTGTTCTTCGACGAGATGGACTCGGTCTTCCGCACCCGCGGCTCGGGCGTCTCCTCGGACGTGGAGAACACCATCGTCCCGCAGCTGCTCAGCGAGATCGACGGCGTCGAGGGCCTGGAGAACGTCATCGTCATCGGCGCCTCCAACCGGGAAGACATGATCGACCCGGCGATCCTGCGGCCCGGCCGGCTCGACGTGAAGATCAAGATCGAGCGGCCGGACGCCGAGGCGGCCAAGGACATCTTCTCCAAGTACATCCTCTCCGGGCTGCCGCTGCACCCGGACGACCTGGCCGAGCACGGCGGCGACCCCCAGGCCACCGTCGCGGCCATGATCGACGCGGTCGTGCTGCGGATGTACTCGGAGACCGAGGAGAACCGCTTCCTCGAGGTCACCTACGCCAACGGCGACAAGGAAGTCCTCTACTTCAAGGACTTCAACTCCGGCGCGATGATCCAGAACATCGTCGACCGGGGCAAGAAGATGGCCATCAAGGAGTTCCTCACCTCCGGCCGCAAGGGGCTGCGCCTGCAGCACCTGCTCGACGCCTGCGTCGACGAGTTCCGCGAGAACGAGGACCTGCCCAACACCACCAACCCGGACGACTGGGCCCGCATCTCCGGCAAGAAGGGGGAGCGGATCGTCTACATCCGTACCCTCGTCTCCGGCGGCAAGGGCGCCGAGGCCGGCCGGTCCATCGAGACCGCCAGCAACACCGGCCAGTACCTGTAA
- the prcB gene encoding proteasome subunit beta yields MAAGFDPSGRLPDVFTNAGTSSFTTFLSKVAPEMLPGRRPLPPGMAADLAPHATTIVAISAAGGVVMAGDRRATMGNLIAQRDIEKVHPADAYSLVGIAGTAGIGIELMRLFQVELEHYEKIEGAMLSLDGKANRLASMIRGNLGAAMQGLAVIPLFAGFDLACADPAEAGRIFSFDVTGGPYEETGYDAIGSGSLFAKSALKKRYRAGLSMDDAVRLAVEALYDAADDDTATGGPDLTRRIYPVVMTATAEGTHRLTDAETAAIAESVVSGRMENPGG; encoded by the coding sequence GTGGCAGCGGGTTTTGATCCATCCGGGCGTCTACCAGATGTGTTCACCAACGCGGGGACGTCCTCCTTCACCACGTTCCTGAGCAAGGTGGCTCCCGAGATGCTGCCCGGCCGCCGGCCGCTGCCGCCGGGCATGGCCGCCGACCTGGCGCCGCACGCCACCACCATCGTGGCCATCTCGGCCGCCGGCGGCGTGGTGATGGCCGGCGACCGACGGGCCACGATGGGCAACCTGATCGCCCAGCGCGACATCGAGAAGGTGCACCCGGCCGACGCGTACTCGCTGGTCGGCATCGCGGGCACCGCCGGCATCGGCATCGAGCTGATGCGACTGTTCCAGGTGGAGCTGGAGCACTACGAGAAGATCGAGGGCGCGATGCTCTCGCTGGACGGCAAGGCCAACCGGCTCGCCTCGATGATCCGGGGCAACCTGGGCGCGGCGATGCAGGGGCTGGCCGTGATCCCGCTCTTCGCCGGCTTCGACCTGGCCTGCGCCGACCCGGCGGAGGCCGGCCGCATCTTCAGCTTCGACGTCACCGGCGGCCCCTACGAGGAGACCGGCTACGACGCCATCGGCTCCGGCTCGCTGTTCGCCAAGTCCGCGCTGAAGAAGCGGTACCGGGCCGGGCTGTCGATGGACGACGCGGTCCGCCTCGCGGTGGAGGCGCTCTACGACGCGGCCGACGACGACACCGCCACCGGTGGGCCGGACCTCACCCGCCGGATCTACCCGGTGGTGATGACCGCGACGGCGGAGGGCACCCACCGGCTCACCGACGCCGAGACGGCGGCGATCGCCGAGAGCGTGGTCTCCGGTCGGATGGAGAACCCGGGCGGCTGA
- the prcA gene encoding proteasome subunit alpha: protein MAMQFYASPEQIMRDRSELARKGIARGRSAVVLSYQGGVLFVAENLSSALHKVSEIYDRIGFAAVGRYNEFENLRRAGVRMADLNGLSYDRRDVTGRALANAFAQTLGAIFTEQSKPFEVEICVAQVGATAADDEIYRLTYDGSVNDEPGRMAMGGQAEAITNVLKADHSAEMSLSDAVKLSVRALSSVGGEGGAARTIAADQLEVAVLDRRRVGRTFRRITGAALTALLDGGAAKAEEPAAAGGPTTPTTPTEEAHKPTSSAGSADLEDKPGQPADE from the coding sequence GTGGCCATGCAGTTCTACGCCTCGCCCGAGCAGATCATGCGCGACCGCTCCGAGCTGGCCCGCAAGGGCATCGCCCGGGGACGCAGCGCGGTGGTCCTGAGTTACCAGGGCGGGGTGCTCTTCGTCGCGGAGAACCTCTCCAGCGCCCTGCACAAGGTCAGTGAGATCTACGACCGGATCGGCTTCGCCGCCGTCGGCCGGTACAACGAGTTCGAGAACCTGCGCCGCGCGGGCGTGCGGATGGCCGACCTGAACGGCCTGAGCTACGACCGGCGCGACGTCACCGGCCGGGCCCTGGCCAACGCCTTCGCGCAGACCCTCGGCGCGATCTTCACCGAGCAGTCCAAGCCGTTCGAGGTGGAGATCTGCGTGGCGCAGGTCGGCGCCACCGCCGCGGACGACGAGATCTACCGGCTCACCTACGACGGCTCGGTCAACGACGAGCCGGGCCGGATGGCGATGGGCGGCCAGGCGGAGGCGATCACCAACGTGCTCAAGGCCGACCACTCGGCGGAGATGTCGTTGAGCGACGCGGTGAAGCTGTCGGTGCGGGCGCTGAGCAGCGTCGGCGGCGAGGGCGGCGCGGCCCGGACCATCGCGGCCGACCAGTTGGAGGTGGCGGTGCTGGACCGCCGCCGGGTCGGCCGGACGTTCCGGCGGATCACCGGGGCGGCGCTGACCGCGCTGCTGGACGGCGGCGCGGCCAAGGCCGAGGAGCCGGCCGCCGCGGGTGGGCCGACGACGCCGACCACGCCGACCGAGGAGGCGCACAAGCCGACCAGCTCCGCCGGGTCCGCGGACCTGGAGGACAAGCCGGGCCAGCCGGCCGACGAGTAG
- a CDS encoding ubiquitin-like protein Pup, whose amino-acid sequence MATRDSGGQSQSGKSRQGEEIEDVTTEANPEVAERHAEITEDVDDLLDEIDSVLEENAEEFVRGYVQKGGE is encoded by the coding sequence ATGGCCACTCGTGACAGCGGCGGGCAGTCGCAGTCGGGCAAGTCCCGCCAGGGCGAAGAGATTGAGGACGTCACCACCGAGGCCAACCCGGAGGTCGCCGAGCGGCACGCGGAGATCACCGAGGACGTCGACGACCTCCTCGACGAGATCGACTCCGTCCTGGAGGAGAACGCAGAGGAATTTGTCCGGGGCTACGTACAGAAAGGGGGTGAATAG
- a CDS encoding tRNA (adenine-N1)-methyltransferase — MTATPSAAQADPGAPAPADTPALPPVHRGPFRPGDRVQLTDPKGRMHTVTLEPGKAFHTHRGILEHDALIGLPDGSVVTTSGGGTAFLALRPLLSDYVLSMPRGAQVIYPKDSAQIVAMGDIFPGAKVLEAGAGSGALSCSLLRAVGTEGELHSYELRDDFAQIARRNVEAFFNGPHPAWHLHVGDVAECAETGFDRIILDMLTPWETLDMVERALLPGGVFIGYVATTPQLSELVEALRERGGWTEPRAWESLVRDWHAEGLAVRPDHRMIAHTAFLVSARKLAPGVTAPPRRRKPSKGTEAYAQRRQALREAEAARQTAAARAAGAQPDSTEEMDRP; from the coding sequence GTGACCGCAACTCCCTCCGCCGCCCAGGCCGACCCGGGTGCTCCGGCGCCCGCCGACACCCCGGCGCTGCCCCCCGTGCACCGCGGGCCGTTCCGGCCCGGCGACCGGGTGCAGCTGACCGACCCGAAGGGGCGGATGCACACGGTCACCCTGGAACCGGGCAAGGCGTTCCACACCCACCGGGGCATCCTGGAGCACGACGCGCTGATCGGGCTGCCCGACGGCAGCGTGGTCACCACCTCCGGCGGCGGCACCGCGTTCCTGGCGCTGCGGCCGCTGCTGTCGGACTACGTGCTGTCCATGCCACGCGGCGCGCAGGTGATCTACCCGAAGGACTCCGCCCAGATCGTCGCCATGGGCGACATCTTCCCCGGCGCCAAGGTGCTGGAGGCCGGCGCCGGCTCCGGCGCGCTGAGCTGCTCGCTGCTGCGCGCCGTGGGCACCGAGGGGGAGCTGCACTCCTACGAGCTGCGCGACGACTTCGCCCAGATCGCCCGGCGCAACGTGGAGGCGTTCTTCAACGGGCCGCACCCGGCCTGGCACCTGCACGTGGGCGACGTGGCCGAGTGCGCCGAGACCGGCTTCGACCGGATCATCCTGGACATGCTCACCCCGTGGGAGACCCTCGACATGGTCGAGCGGGCGCTGCTGCCGGGCGGGGTGTTCATCGGCTACGTGGCCACCACCCCGCAGCTGTCCGAGCTGGTGGAGGCGCTGCGCGAGCGCGGCGGCTGGACCGAGCCGCGGGCCTGGGAGTCGCTGGTGCGCGACTGGCACGCCGAGGGGCTCGCCGTCCGGCCGGACCACCGCATGATCGCGCACACCGCCTTCCTGGTGTCCGCGCGTAAGCTCGCCCCCGGCGTGACCGCGCCGCCGCGGCGGCGCAAGCCCAGCAAGGGCACCGAGGCGTACGCGCAGCGCCGGCAGGCACTGCGCGAGGCCGAGGCGGCCCGGCAGACGGCGGCCGCCCGAGCCGCCGGGGCGCAGCCCGACTCGACGGAGGAGATGGACAGGCCGTGA
- a CDS encoding glycosyltransferase family 2 protein, with protein MTRPQVSAVMLAYGAEPYLVDAARAVLASTDVEIELIVVDNGCTGDGIDVVKGFPGVRVVRPETNTGYAGGCRVGAAEATSEWLAFVNSDAIVAPDALAKVVAVAGEPGVGAAMASIRLAENPELINTSGNPLHFIGLSWAGGNGEPASAHAVRTTVPSLSGCCFVIARQLWQELDGFPAEYFAYHEDTELSLRLWQRGLRPQYVPDAVVVHHYEFSRNSLKVYLVERNRLLSLLTAYEGRTLALLAPMLLLSEAAMLAAALLGGWSKEKVRGWRWLWTNRAWVGARRRRLQAERTVPDGVIAAMMTAKVDPSNVEAPPGMGIFNVIAAGYWALVRPLLRRA; from the coding sequence ATGACCCGCCCCCAGGTCTCCGCGGTGATGCTGGCCTACGGCGCCGAGCCGTACCTGGTCGACGCCGCCCGGGCCGTGCTGGCCAGCACTGACGTCGAGATCGAGCTGATCGTGGTCGACAACGGCTGCACCGGCGACGGCATCGACGTGGTCAAGGGCTTCCCCGGCGTCCGGGTGGTCCGCCCCGAGACCAACACCGGGTACGCCGGCGGCTGCCGGGTCGGCGCGGCCGAGGCCACCAGCGAGTGGCTCGCCTTCGTCAACTCCGACGCGATCGTCGCCCCGGACGCGCTGGCCAAGGTCGTCGCGGTCGCCGGGGAGCCCGGCGTCGGCGCCGCCATGGCCTCCATCCGGCTCGCCGAGAACCCGGAGCTGATCAACACCTCCGGCAACCCGCTGCACTTCATCGGGCTCTCCTGGGCCGGCGGCAACGGCGAGCCGGCCAGCGCCCACGCCGTACGCACGACCGTGCCCTCGCTGAGCGGCTGCTGCTTCGTCATCGCCCGCCAGCTCTGGCAGGAGCTGGACGGCTTCCCCGCCGAGTACTTCGCCTACCACGAGGACACCGAACTCAGCCTCCGCCTCTGGCAGCGCGGACTGCGCCCGCAGTACGTGCCGGACGCCGTGGTCGTTCACCACTACGAGTTCTCCCGCAACTCGCTCAAGGTCTACCTGGTCGAGCGGAACCGGCTGCTCTCGCTGCTCACCGCGTACGAGGGGCGGACGCTGGCGCTGCTAGCACCGATGCTGCTGCTCTCCGAGGCCGCCATGCTCGCCGCCGCGCTGCTCGGCGGCTGGTCGAAGGAGAAGGTCCGCGGCTGGCGCTGGCTGTGGACCAACCGGGCCTGGGTAGGCGCCCGCCGCCGCCGTCTGCAAGCGGAGCGGACCGTGCCCGACGGCGTCATCGCGGCCATGATGACCGCGAAGGTCGACCCGTCCAACGTCGAGGCGCCGCCCGGGATGGGCATCTTCAACGTCATCGCCGCTGGCTACTGGGCGCTGGTCCGGCCGCTGCTGCGCCGGGCCTGA